A window from Catharus ustulatus isolate bCatUst1 chromosome 14, bCatUst1.pri.v2, whole genome shotgun sequence encodes these proteins:
- the AGTR2 gene encoding type-2 angiotensin II receptor: protein MQSNYSLVVTTRESLQVLSTALTNSSAVSHSSPPCPLTSSDYQFSLIPALFSAVFVLGLVGNSVVVVVLCRHTGPKTVANIYIFNLAMADLLCLATLPFWATYYAQGYNWLFGSLMCKISSSVLCLNMFASIFFITCMSVDRYHAIVHPIHSQRRTAKQAYFVALVVWGLACLSSLPTFYFRDTYYVESLEVNACIMAFPYEDYAKWSVATAFLKNTLGFFIPLAVITTCYIWIRRHLLKAQQFGKSRQKRDKVLKLVAAVVMAFLISWLPFHVLTFLNALAHMDIIHSCEVMGVIDTALPFGICMAFANSCINPLLYCFIGNQFQEKLHRLFKRRVYQLNSHRESSSARKGSGFRDAETPVGKEGEPQSFL from the coding sequence aTGCAGAGCAACTACTCCCTGGTTGTCACCACCAGGGAAAGTCTCCAAGTCCTGTCTACAGCCCTGACAAACTCCTCAGCTGTGTCACActcatcccctccctgccccctcaCCTCTTCAGATTATCAGTTTTCACTAATTCCAGCCCTCTTCTCTGCAGTTTTTGTGCTTGGCTTGGTTGGCAACAGTGTGGTGGTTGTGGTGCTCTGTCGTCACACTGGCCCCAAGACAGTTGCTAATATCTACATTTTCAACCTGGCCATGGCAGACCTGCTGTGCCTGGCCACCCTCCCCTTCTGGGCCACCTACTATGCTCAGGGATACAACTGGCTCTTTGGGTCTCTCATGTGCAAGATCTCCAGTTCTGTCCTGTGTCTGAATATGTTTGCAAGCATTTTCTTCATCACGTGCATGAGCGTGGACCGGTACCACGCCATTGTCCATCCCATTCACTCCCAGAGGAGAACTGCAAAACAAGCTTATTTTGTAGCACTGGTTGTGTGGGGCCTGGCCTGTTTGTCCTCCCTCCcaactttttatttcagagacacTTACTATGTAGAAAGCTTGGAGGTCAATGCTTGCATCATGGCCTTTCCTTATGAGGACTATGCAAAGTGGTCGGTGGCCACCGCCTTCCTGAAAAACACCCTGGGCTTCTTCATCCCCTTGGCAGTGATCACCACCTGCTACATCTGGATCAGGAGGCACCTGCTCAAAGCACAGCAGTTTGGGAAAAGCAGGCAGAAGAGGGACAAAGTCCTAAAGCTGGTGGCTGCTGTTGTGATGGCCTTCCTGATTTCCTGGCTGCCGTTCCACGTTTTGACGTTTTTGAACGCTTTGGCTCACATGGACATCATCCACAGCTGTGAGGTGATGGGGGTCATCGACACAGCGCTGCCATTTGGCATCTGCATGGCCTTTGCCAACAGCTGCATCAACCCTCTGCTCTACTGCTTCATTGGGAACCAGTTCCAGGAGAAGCTGCACCGCCTGTTCAAGAGAAGAGTTTATCAGCTCAACAGCCACCGGGAGAGCTCCTCCGCCAGGAAGGGCAGCGGCTTCAGAGATGCTGAAACCCCCGTGGGCAAAGAAGGGGAGCCTCAGTCTTTCCTGTAG
- the LOC117003003 gene encoding nyctalopin-like — translation MFFLVIFIFTCAAKAGLSLNVSNSCPSMCKCTPEETILCQRAGLKTLPAEIAASTISLNLSNNYLRNFNTNTFRNLTFLHSLWLDGNNLTFLTPGTFHALSRLQELHLSRNSRLTHLHANTFRGLLNLISLDLSHCNIFEIHPLLFSHLPSLERLDLASNNMRYVPQAFKNLSSLTRLSLEGNHIEAIGRDSLKDLGTLRDLNLRKNRIWIIQNGAFTKLLRLGTLNLGHNFITDLPNQLFEGLIQLKTMHLEANRITAVDCTFRQLLSLRNLYLNNNQISSISDSAFSYLTKLHFLHLSRNNLSSLPVHLFSDLSGLRRVLLWHNPWRCDCSTLWLWRWTPRRAALEGLGCSFLHPPNSTAPEQPHPAHLGDCTVPLQPASEDKCRVAGTSVAPRPPALPGQLILLALACHTWYNDRGWGTLLVL, via the coding sequence ATGTTCTTTCTcgttatatttatatttacttgTGCAGCAAAGGCTGGGCTGAGTCTGAATGTCTCCAATTCATGCCCAAGCATGTGCAAATGTACACCTGAAGAGACCATACTCTGCCAGAGAGCTGGACTGAAAACCCTACCTGCAGAAATAGCAGCATCCACCATCTCTCTAAATCTCTCCAACAATTATTTGCGGAATTTCAACACCAACACCTTCAGAAATCTGACTTTCCTTCACAGCCTCTGGCTAGATGGGAACAATCTGACTTTCCTGACCCCAGGAACTTTCCATGCTCTCAGCAGGCTGCAAGAGCTGCACCTCAGCAGGAACTCACGCCTCACCCACCTGCACGCAAACACTTTCAGAGGACTATTAAACCTCATCAGCCTGGATTTGTCCCACTGCAATATCTTCGAAATCCACCCACTTCTATTTTCACACTTGCCTTCTTTAGAAAGGCTTGATTTAGCCTCCAATAACATGAGGTATGTCCCACAAGCCTTTAAGAACCTCTCCAGCCTCACGAGGCTGTCCCTGGAGGGCAATCACATAGAAGCCATCGGCAGAGATTCCCTGAAGGACCTGGGAACCCTGCGTGATCTGAATCTCAGGAAGAATCGGATATGGATCATTCAAAATGGAGCTTTCACAAAGCTTCTCAGGTTGGGCACGTTAAATTTAGGACACAACTTCATCACTGATTTGCCTAATCAGCTTTTTGAAGGATTGATCCAGCTCAAGACCATGCACCTTGAAGCCAACAGAATCACTGCTGTCGACTGCACCTTCCGACAGCTGCTCAGCTTGAGAAACTTGTACTTGAACAACAACCAGATCTCATCGATCTCAGACTCTGCTTTCTCATACCTCACCAAGCTGCACTTCCTCCACCTGAGCAGAAACAACCTCAGCTCCCTGCCCGTGCACTTGTTCTCTGACCTGAGCGGGCTGAGGCGCGTGCTGCTGTGGCACAACCCCTGGCGCTGTGACTGCAGCACGCTCTGGCTCTGGCGCTGGACCCCGCGCCGCGCGGCCCTcgaggggctgggctgctccttcctgcaccCTCCCAACTCCACAGCACCTGAGCAGCCCcaccctgcacacctgggggactGCACGGTGCCACTGCAGCCGGCCAGTGAGGACAAGTGCAGGGTGGCTGGCACCAGCGTGGCTCCCAGGCCCCCTGCTCTGCCCGGCCAGCTCATCCTGCTGGCACTTGCCTGCCACACCTGGTACAACGACAGGGGATGGGGCACCCTGCTGGTGCTTTAA